The genomic window ACCGGCCGCCGCGCCCTGGCCGAATACCTGGATCAAATGGAAAAGTGGATCCGCGTCACCCGCGAAGAAAACTAAGCGGAAGCGTGCCGAAAAACTACGTCAGAGAAACCAGGTAAGAAACCGGTTAGAGAAACCACGTCAAAGAAACCACGTCAAAGAAAGCACGTCAAAGAAACCACGTGGAAGAGCGGCCCTACAGGGCCGCGTTGAGCGATAGAATGAATTGGGGTTTTAGCCCCCGAGTTCACTCACTCCCCACAATCACCGGACGCTCCCCCACCTCGCCCCGCACCAGCGCCGCTCTCCACTCCCCCAACTCCACCCGCAGCTCCCCCACCCGAATCCCCCGATACTCCGCCGGACACTCCGCCAGATTCCGCAACCCCCGCGCCATCAGCGACCCCGCCCCCACCACATTCCCCGTCGACCGATGATGCAACGCCACCGCCGCCTGAATCAGCCCCTGCAAGAACTTCTTCTCCATCCCGCTTGCCTCCCGCCAAACATCCTCCCAAACCTCATGCGCCTCATAAAACTCCCCAGCATTAAACAACCGAATCCCCCGCCAATACTCCTCAGAGTCCAGCAATGCCATAAGTCATGCATTCTACTTTGCCGGTGGAACACTGGAACGCCTCTCTCGGATTCTGTCATCCTGAGGCGCGTTTTTTTTGCGCGCCGAAGGATCTATGCATTTGTTGGCCGCCGTCATGCCGATTTCTGTCAAGCCCCCAAATCACCCCAATTCCCCCTAACCCCAACGCAACAACCCAGATATATTTTCCAATTCCTTTCCGGTTCACTCCCCCCAAATTGATAAAATATATCTATAGACAAAAATAAAACGCGCGGCCCATCAGGCCGCGTTTTTTCATGCCCAAAATCCGGTTGCCCCGTCCTTCTCGCGTACTTGGCGAGAGGGCGGGGATTTTGACTCGGATACAGGGCGCCCCATGTCTCGCGCGCCGTTTGCGCGAAAAGTGGGGCTTTTGATTTTGAAAGCAGGGCAGTGTACCCACTCCGCGGCACGAAATGGAAACGAACCCCGACCGACGACCGACGACCGACGACCGACGCCCGAAGACCGAGGACCGAAGACGGACGACGGAAGACCGACGACGGAAGACGGACGACGGAAGACCGACGACGGAGACCGAGGACGGAAGACCGACGACTGAAGACCGAAGACCGACAACCGAAGACGGAAGACCACGACCAACGACCAATGCCCCAACACACCGGAGACCAAAACTCTCTCCCCAATCCGAACCGCGACGCCATGCACATCCGCCACTCCAAAGCCCGCGGAGAATGGGCCGAACTCCGCTTCATGACCCGCGCCACCGAACTCGGATTCCGCGTCACCAAGCCCTGGGGAGAAACCGCCCCCTAGGACCTAGCCACGGACCACCAAGGCACGTTCCGCCGCATACAAGTAAAATGCACCCTCTACCAGCGCCACCACTCCTACGAATGCACCATCTGCTCCCGCCACACCCCCTACCGCCCCGACCAAATCGACTTCATCGCCGCCCTGGTAATCCCCACCAACACCTGGTACATCCTCCCCATCAAAGCCGTCGAAAACCAATCAGCAATAGTCCTCTCCCCCCACCTGAAAAACTCAAAATTCAAAAAGTACGAAGAAGCCTGGCCCCTCCTAAAACGCTGATGATGGATCGAGCAGATCGCCCACAATCCCAGAATCAAGCCGCGGATAGCAAGTGGAAGAGCAGCGCACGTGGAAGAGCGGCGCAGGTGGAAGAGCAGCGCAGGTGGAAGAGCAGCGCACGGGGAAGAGCGGCGCAGGTGGAAGAGCGGCGCAGGTGGAAGAGCGGCGCTTCAGCGCCGCGTCAAGCCATCAAAAGTCAAACCGGGCTTCAGCCCCGCTCCAGATTGTGTAGAGCGGACACTCCTGTCCGCTGCCTTTGACCTTGCCTTTGTTGTTGCTTCTGAATTTTGTACAAAAGGTTTTTGTCATTCCGACCAACGGGAGGAATCTGCTGTCAGCCGGAAGCGCCAACTCGCCCGCCGCACCACGACACCCCACGCACCCACCCCGCCCCTATCATCCTGAGGCCCGCGCCCTCCGCGCGAAGCCCGGAGGCCTTGCTGACCTCTCACCTCAAGTTTGTCATCCTGAGCGTAGGAGCGCGATTCGCCTCTAGAATCGCGCCCCGCAGTCGAAGGATCCCATGCACCCCGCCAGCAAATGCGCCCCAGCAAGGAGTTCTCTCCTCAACCCAATGTAGAGCGGACACTCCTGTCCGCTGCCTTTGATCTTGCCTTTGCCGTTGCTTTTGGATTTTGTACAAAAGGTTTTTGTCATTCCGACCAACGGGAGGAACCTGCTGTTACCGGAAGCGCCAACTCCTCACGCCGCAACATGACACCCGAGCACCCACCCCTCCCCCTGTCATTCTGAGGCCCGCGCCATCCGCGAGCCGGAGGGTTCATGCTTGCCCGCTAAGGCCTAGGGCAAGAATCGGTCGTACCGAGAATCACGGCCCGAATCATGTTGACAGGCGCTGGCTAGGTAGCACTCCAGACCAAAACAGCCCCTCTCCTGGATGGTATGATGCGAGTCACGAGAGACGGCGGTCGAGGTCGGCAGGCCAATATGCTGAAGCGAATTAGAATCAAGGGCTACAAATCGTTCGCCGAGCTAAACCTGAGCTTGAAACCGCTTTCAGTTCTGATCGGACCAAACTCGGCGGGCAAGAGCAACTTCCTCGACGCCCTTCAATTGCTGTCGCGAATGGCAACAAAGCCAACCCTTAAGGAAGCTTTTGATAGTCCCTACCGGGGCACGCCGTTGGAGTCTTTCAGTTTCGTGGGCGAGGGTGTTCACAGCCAGCTCTCCCTTCCTACTTTGTCCTTTGCCTTTGAAGTGGATGTTTCTCTCTCCGACGGTGTGGTGGAAAATGTTAATTCGCAGATCAGAGAAATGCGAAGCTCTCGAACGCACGACTCCTCTGATCCCTCCGACTCCCCGTCGTCCAAGACGAAGGGCAGCTACATCACCCGTCGAAATCTGCGCTACAAGCTCGAAGTAGAAATCATCCCTAAATCCGGAATCCTCCGCGTAAAGGATGAATTCCTCGTTGCACTGAACGAACGCGGGGAGCAGGTCACGAGGCCGTTGCCCTTCATTGAGAAGATCAAAGACAAGCTTCACGTTCGCATGGAGGGGCAATCGCACCCGACGTACCACGACAGATATCTTGATCACACAATAATTTCCCGGCCTCTGTATCCGCCACATTACCCGCACCTCGTAGCGATGCGACAAGAGCTGGCGAGCTGGTTCATCTTCTATTTTGAACCGCGGGAGAGAATGCGTGCTGCTAACCCGGTGAAGGAGGTGCGAAGTATCGGACTAATGGGGGAGGAACTCGCATCATTCCTTAATACACTCCAAGCGGTTGACACAAGACAGTTTCAAGGAATTGAAAAATCGCTCCATATGATTATCCCTTCCATCACTGGGCTGCAGGTCAGCGTAAACACTCTAGGAGAGGTAGAGCTCCAGGTCAGAGAAGGCAGCGTTTCAGTTCCGGCCCGAGTGGTCTCGGAAGGAACGTTGCGGGTTCTTGGGCTGTTGGCGCTTGGCGGCATGAAGGACTCTCCGGCGTTGATCGGTTTCGAGGAACCAGAGAATGGGGTCCACCCGAGGCGAATCCAGTTGATAGCCGAATTGCTAAAAAATATGACTAATGCCGGCAACACACAGCTGGTGGTGACGACTCATTCGCCGATCCTTACGGGAATGATCCCCGACGAAAGCCTCTACACCTGTAAGAAAGAACGCGGAGCCACGACCATCGAACCCTTCAAAACATGGGGGACGCTTGCGCGTGAATCTGACGTTGACGACGCCCTCAATCGCGATGGCGAAGGATCGGACGTACCAGAGCGCATTCTGAGGGGAGACTTTGATGCCTGAGGTCTCTTTGTTCGGCGAGGATGCTGGACACGAGGCGGTGGTCAAAGCTCTCCTAGCGCGGATGTCGCGAGATCATGACGTTCAGCTGAAGGTCCGGGCCCTCAGCGTAAGGGGCGGCCTCACACGGGTACATCACGAGTTCGGGGTTTACCTCAACGACATCGAAAAAGGGAGAGTGGCCACTCCCGACTTGATCGTCGTTGCCACCGATGGCAACTGCAAGGGGTATACAGAGCGGCGGCAAGAGATCGAGAAGGTGGCCGAGACACACCCGACTTTGAGTGGCTCGGTAGCTTACGCCATACCAGATCCCCACATCGAGCGTTGGCTTCTTGCAGATGGGTCGGCTTTCAAAATGGTGCTGGGGAGGGGATGCAACCTGCCCCAACATAAGTGCCAGAAAGACTTCTACAAACAATTGCTCGCTCGAGAGGTTCAAGAAGCGGGGGTAAAGCCGATCTTCGGCGGACTTGAGTACGCAGAAGATATTGTCAACGCAATGAACCTCGTGTATGTCGAAAAACAAGAGCCATCGTTCGAGAAGATGATGAGGGAGCTGAAGGCGAGATTCAACCGATGG from Candidatus Sulfotelmatobacter sp. includes these protein-coding regions:
- a CDS encoding ATP-binding protein yields the protein MLKRIRIKGYKSFAELNLSLKPLSVLIGPNSAGKSNFLDALQLLSRMATKPTLKEAFDSPYRGTPLESFSFVGEGVHSQLSLPTLSFAFEVDVSLSDGVVENVNSQIREMRSSRTHDSSDPSDSPSSKTKGSYITRRNLRYKLEVEIIPKSGILRVKDEFLVALNERGEQVTRPLPFIEKIKDKLHVRMEGQSHPTYHDRYLDHTIISRPLYPPHYPHLVAMRQELASWFIFYFEPRERMRAANPVKEVRSIGLMGEELASFLNTLQAVDTRQFQGIEKSLHMIIPSITGLQVSVNTLGEVELQVREGSVSVPARVVSEGTLRVLGLLALGGMKDSPALIGFEEPENGVHPRRIQLIAELLKNMTNAGNTQLVVTTHSPILTGMIPDESLYTCKKERGATTIEPFKTWGTLARESDVDDALNRDGEGSDVPERILRGDFDA
- a CDS encoding DUF309 domain-containing protein — protein: MALLDSEEYWRGIRLFNAGEFYEAHEVWEDVWREASGMEKKFLQGLIQAAVALHHRSTGNVVGAGSLMARGLRNLAECPAEYRGIRVGELRVELGEWRAALVRGEVGERPVIVGSE